Sequence from the Maribellus comscasis genome:
GGTCGTGAAATAACTGTCGGAGGAAAAGATGCTGATGTTCAGGGATTCAACAATCAATCCATTCAGTTCGCTGTTGACTATGTAGCTAAAACCGGAGGAGTGGTAAAACTTGCTTCCGGCACGTATAATATTGTTGCACCGGTGCGGTTAAAGTCGAATGTAAAACTTACCGGTTCCGGAAAGGAGACGATTTTAAAAAGAGCAGAAGGTGTGCAAACAAACTTCACGGTTGATGCCGATTATGGAGAATTAAAAATTACAGTAGAAAATGCAGATGATTTTGAAGTTGGTATGAAAGTTCAGGTTACTGATGCAGACAACAGCAGTTGCTGGAACGTATCAACGGCATATATTACAGACATTGTTGACAATGTGGTATATATCGATAAAGGACTGATTCGCGACTATCGATCTGACAAGAACGGATTGGTTTCCAATGCTTCGTCGGTTATTGAGGTGTTAGATGCAGAAAATGCAGAAATATCAAACTTAACAGCTGATGGAAACCGTGATGAAAACTTTTTTGCCGATGGTTGCAATAGCGCCGGAATCCTTATTTTGAGATCTCAAAAGATAACAGTTGACAATGTGCATGTTAAAGATTTTAACGGAGAAGGAATAAGTTGGCAGATCACTGAAAATATTACCATAAAAAACAGCGAAATTTCGGGAAGTGGAAATACGGGGCTGCATCCCGGAACCGGGTCTCCGTTTTCGGTAATTGCTAATAACGATGTACACAATAACGATCAGGATGGACTATTTATTTGTTGGCGGGTTTATCAAAGTAAGGTCACAGGCAATCAATTTCATAGTAACGGACGCTTTGGCATTTGCACCGGGCACAAAGATGTCGACGTCCTTTTTGAAAATAATCATATTTTCGACAACAAAAGCGATGGTGTTCATTTGCGCGGCGAACGGGAAGCCAATGCACCGCACCGAAATACTTTTGTAAAAAACATAATTGAAAACAACGGAACAAATGGTGGCGGTTATGGATTTTCAGTCAATTCTCCGGCCAAAGATTTGGTATTGGAAAAAAATTCGTTTAAGAATTCTGCCGGAACTCAAAAGGCTGCTATTTACATACATCCCGATGGACTTCAGCCTAAACTTATAGACAATAATTTTGACAAGCATGAACTGGGTGAAATGGTTTCTGCTAAAAAATCAGAATAGAATTATCGAATTCCAGTTGATATAAGATTTGATGTAAAGACTGTTATTTCGTTGAAATTTGACTAGCATTTCTGGGGGCTTTTTCTGGCACAAGCAAACTGAACAAAATAGCCATAAAAAGCGCCAGCAGATAGCTTGCCAAACGCTCGGAAACTCCTGTTGGATCAGCAAGCCAGGTTTTCCAAATCACTGCCGATAACGTGCCCGTAATCAGGCTGGCAAAAACACCTGCCCGCGAAAACTTTTTCCAAAAAATAAGCAAAACAATCGCAGGTCCGAATGAAGCACCAATTCCGCTCCATGCATACGAAACCAATCCGTAAACCGTATCCTCCATGGTAATTGCCAACAGAAAACCAACCAGTCCAACAACAAGAGTCAGGATCTTATTTAACGCCAGCATTCTTTTTTCTTCGATTTTCCGCCGGGTTACATGGAGATAAAAATCTTCGGTCATCGACGAGGAAACCACCATCAATTGTGAAGAAGCGGTTGACATCATAGCAGACACAGCGCCTGAAAGTAAAATCCCGGCTAAAATCGGGTTTAACAAGGTCATGACCATCGCCGGCAGAATTTTCTCTGCATCGTTGGCAACACTCGATGCAGCATCACCCAAAGCGCCTGCCTGAACCAACTTATAACCGATAATTCCAATCATAAAAGCACCGATATAAGCCAGAAGTGTCCAGATAACAGCAAGCCAGCGACTCTGGCGAGTTTCCTTTTTATTGCGCATTGCCATCATTCGGGTGAGTAGTTGCGGTTGTCCGGTATAACCAAATGCCCAGCTCAATCCGTTTACAATCAGTAATCCACCTGTAGCTTGTTTTACAGAAGTGCTGTTCAGCGGAACAAAATAGTCGGCATTAGCCATCGCCTCAGCGATATTGATGTTATAAGTGGCGGCAATTCCTAAAGCAACAATGGGAAGCACAACACAGGTTACCACCATCAACACAGCCTGAAAAGCGTCCGTAGCAACGACGGTAATAAATCCGCCCAGCATTGTATAAACTGTTACCAGAGCCGAACCAATAACCATCCCCCAGAAAGGGTCTATGCTAAAGGTGTCGTTAAATATTTTACCCGCTCCACTAAATTGAGCTGCAATATAGAGCACAAAAAAGAAAATGATAATTAGCGACGACAAAATTCCAAAACTGCGTTGAGTTCCTTTAAATTTTTTAGAAAAAAGTCCGGGAACAGTTAGTGCCCCTGTTTCAGCCGTTAGTTTTTGCAAAGGCTCAGCCAAAAATGTCCACAAAAAAAGAATGCCCGAAACGCATCCAATTGCAATCCAAATGGCTGCCATCCCTTCAGAATAGGCAATTCCGGTCAATCCCAGCAGCAACCAGGCCGATTCGCCGGTTGCACGCTCAGACAATGCCAGTGAAAAACCTGAGATTTTTTTTCCACCTAAAACAAAATCGTCATTGGTTTTTGAACGGCGTGCTGAATAAGCAACAATTCCGATTAATACAATAATATAGGCTACAAAAACGATGATCATGGATTGATAATTTGTTTGAAAGCGGATAAAGATAAAAAAGAATTAGGAAAAGTGGGAGCTCAGAACGGATACCAGGGATTTTAATACCTAATAAATTGTTACGCGCTGTATTTGACATGATTATTCATTATTATTCTTTTACATTTGTGTTTATAAAAAATAACCTCAAAATGAAAAATCATAAAAAGTTTTCCTTTCCCGGGCGAATCCAAAGTTTTGTTTATGCATTTCGCGGTTTGAAAATTCTTGCAAAAGAGGAACACAATTTCCGCATTCATCTGCTGGCAACTATTTTAGTTATTGTCTCGGGACTTTTTGCACAGTTATCTTGTTTTGAGTGGCTGGCGCTTATTTTTGCGATAGCTTTTGTGATTATTACTGAAATTCTGAACACGGCAGTAGAAAACCTTGCCGATTTTGTTTCTCCCGGTCAAAATGAAAAAATTAGAAAAGTAAAAGATATTGCAGCTGCAGCTGTTTTAGTCGCCGCTATTGTTGCAGTAACTACAGGCGGCTTTATATTTTTACCCCGGTTCAGTTTATTATTTTCATAAAACATGTGTTAATCGAATCATGAAAATAGAACTGAGACAAACGTGGAGCAAAATTTTCAAATTCAACTGGAAATTTGGAATTCTCCTGATTTTGCTTCTTTGTGTTCCCCGGTTTATTTTGGTTTTGCAGGCTAATGTAGCCGGAGGTTACAGTTCCATCGCGATGATGATGATTTTTAGTCCTGTTGGTGAGGAACTGTTTCTCCGAGATGTAGTTCGCGGTGCCTTCGCCAAATCAGTAGGCGAAGGAAAAAGCTTTGGTGGCCGACAGCGTGGATTTTGTACTCATTCACATATCATATTTCGGGCTGGTTTTTATTGACGAAAAGTGGAATTTCCTATTCCTTCCGGGCTCTGATTTGGGTTGTTGGTATGTTTTTCGTTAGCCGTTTATTTTTTATCTGTAAAAGAAAAGCAAACTCTGTTTGGGGAGCCGTTGTTAGCCATGCCGGGTTTAACCTCGAATGATTTTTTGTATTTTTTATCTTTTGTAACAATCTATCGTTTCTTGAAATCAAATTTTGGCAGTCTGCTTGTCAGCTATTAAAGTTAACGCAATCTTACCTTTTGTTTAAAAAGACTTTCAAATCCTTTTTTGCGGCAAACATACTTTAGCTTTGTGAAAAATTTTGGAATGAAGTTAAAAACGCAACTTAACAATTTCCCTTTTTCGCCAAATAAAATTCCTTTCTTTTACGGTTGGATTATTTTATTCGCTTCCACAGTTGGTGTGTTAGCCAGTGCCCCCGGGCAAACAACGGGTGTATCTACATTTACTGATTATTTGATTGATGCCATTGGAATTAGCCGCACGCAGTTAAGTACTGCCTATATGGTTGGTACAATAGGTAGTTCGCTGGTATTGACCTGGGCAGGTAAAATGTACGATAAATATGGTGCACGATGGGTAGGAATGATTGTGGCAGTTGCCCTGGCCTTTATCCTCATATTTCTTAGTCAATCAGACAGAATTATTAATTTCTTTGTTTCCGATATCAATTCAGGTTTTTACATCGGATTTGCTGTTGCTGTTTTGATGATTCTGTTTTTTATGTTACGTTTTTCCGGACAGGGAGTTTTAACGATGGTTTCACGGAATATGTTGATGAAATGGTTTGTGGCCAGAAGAGGTTTTGTAAACGGAATTTCCGCTATTTTTGTGGCACTTGGATTTTCTGTTGCACCACTTACCTTCGACATGTTGATTCAGGGAACTTCCTGGAGAATGGCATGGCTGTTAATGGCGGCTTTTATCGGTATTTTCTTTGTGCTGTTTGTATTTTTATTTTTTCGCGATAACCCTGAGGATTTAGACATGATCCCCGATGGTGAAAAACATGCAAATAAAGAACACGACGTTATTATAAAACCATTTAAACAATTTACATTATCCGAAGCAAAAAAGACGATGAGTTTCTGGTTATTTTCTATTCCGCTTGCCATGTATGCGCTATATATAACCGGATTTACTTTTCACCTTGTTTCTATTTTTGAAAATGCCGGGTTAAGCCGCGAAAAAGCACTGGCGGTGTTTATACCTGTTTCAGTAATTTCTGTTGCCCTTTCATTGGGTGGCGGGTGGGTGAGCGACCGCATAAAATTAAAATACCTGTTGTACCTGATATTTATTGGAGAGATTCTGGCACTGGTTTGTCTTGCAAATTTAAACGGAGGAATATTTTATTTTGGATTTATTTTGGGTAACGGAATTGCCAGTGGTTTATACAATGTTTTGATGGCTGTAACGTGGCCACGTTTTTACGGGCGCGAAAATCTGGGGCGAATTACAGGTTTTGTGATGTCACTGATTGTTTTTGCAAGTGCCCTGGGGCCTATGCTTTTAAGCTTTTCATTTTTGAAAACCGGAAATTATTCTATCGGCTTTTACGTTTTGGCATTAATAATTCTGGCAGCACTGTTTTTGGCTTATAAAGCAGATAATCCACAGGACAACTATACAAATGTGCAAGATTTTAGTTAGTTTTGGTTCGCCAACATAAAATAACCATAAGCTAAAATTATCATGAAAAAAACAACAATCTATTTTGCTTACTTTTTTTTCCTTGCAACATTATTTTCATGCCAACCTAGGTTAGAAACGGGAGAGTGGAATACCATTTTTAACGGTGAAAATTTAGACGGGTGGAAAAAGGCCGGCGAAAATCAGGAAAGTATTACAGTTGAAGACGGGATGATTAAATGCGCCGGAGAGCGTTCCCATCTTTTTTACAATGGTGACCTTAAAAACTTTGAGTTTGAAGCGGAAGTAAAAGCGATGGAACATTCGAATTCAGGAATATTTATTCATACAGAATATCAAAAAGAAGGTTGGCCGGCAAACGGGTATGAAATCCAGGTAAATAATACTTACAGAGGCTCAGAAACTAATCCCGAACGCAGAAAAACCGGAAGTATTTATAACATTAGAAATGTATACTTTCCACTGGCTGGTGATGGCGAATGGTTTACAATGCGGATTAAAGCAGTGGAAAATAAAGTCGAGATTTTTGTAAACGATATTAAAGTAAATGAATATGTCGAGCCTGAAAATCCCTGGAGATGGGAAGGTGGAGAAAGTTGCAAACTGAGTCATGGGACTTTTGCATTACAAGCTCACGATCCCGGCAGTACAACGTATTACCGCAATATTCGTGTTAAACCTCTTCTGGAAGGAGAGAAAACAGAGCCGGAAGTTGATAAAGAATGGGACACGCTTATAACAAAACTTATGAAAGCCGGATTT
This genomic interval carries:
- a CDS encoding right-handed parallel beta-helix repeat-containing protein translates to MKTIFFLSLFSFSLVVTAWAQSPQADALVTPKIAGREITVGGKDADVQGFNNQSIQFAVDYVAKTGGVVKLASGTYNIVAPVRLKSNVKLTGSGKETILKRAEGVQTNFTVDADYGELKITVENADDFEVGMKVQVTDADNSSCWNVSTAYITDIVDNVVYIDKGLIRDYRSDKNGLVSNASSVIEVLDAENAEISNLTADGNRDENFFADGCNSAGILILRSQKITVDNVHVKDFNGEGISWQITENITIKNSEISGSGNTGLHPGTGSPFSVIANNDVHNNDQDGLFICWRVYQSKVTGNQFHSNGRFGICTGHKDVDVLFENNHIFDNKSDGVHLRGEREANAPHRNTFVKNIIENNGTNGGGYGFSVNSPAKDLVLEKNSFKNSAGTQKAAIYIHPDGLQPKLIDNNFDKHELGEMVSAKKSE
- a CDS encoding sodium/proline symporter; this translates as MIIVFVAYIIVLIGIVAYSARRSKTNDDFVLGGKKISGFSLALSERATGESAWLLLGLTGIAYSEGMAAIWIAIGCVSGILFLWTFLAEPLQKLTAETGALTVPGLFSKKFKGTQRSFGILSSLIIIFFFVLYIAAQFSGAGKIFNDTFSIDPFWGMVIGSALVTVYTMLGGFITVVATDAFQAVLMVVTCVVLPIVALGIAATYNINIAEAMANADYFVPLNSTSVKQATGGLLIVNGLSWAFGYTGQPQLLTRMMAMRNKKETRQSRWLAVIWTLLAYIGAFMIGIIGYKLVQAGALGDAASSVANDAEKILPAMVMTLLNPILAGILLSGAVSAMMSTASSQLMVVSSSMTEDFYLHVTRRKIEEKRMLALNKILTLVVGLVGFLLAITMEDTVYGLVSYAWSGIGASFGPAIVLLIFWKKFSRAGVFASLITGTLSAVIWKTWLADPTGVSERLASYLLALFMAILFSLLVPEKAPRNASQISTK
- a CDS encoding diacylglycerol kinase family protein, with the translated sequence MKNHKKFSFPGRIQSFVYAFRGLKILAKEEHNFRIHLLATILVIVSGLFAQLSCFEWLALIFAIAFVIITEILNTAVENLADFVSPGQNEKIRKVKDIAAAAVLVAAIVAVTTGGFIFLPRFSLLFS
- a CDS encoding MFS transporter — its product is MKLKTQLNNFPFSPNKIPFFYGWIILFASTVGVLASAPGQTTGVSTFTDYLIDAIGISRTQLSTAYMVGTIGSSLVLTWAGKMYDKYGARWVGMIVAVALAFILIFLSQSDRIINFFVSDINSGFYIGFAVAVLMILFFMLRFSGQGVLTMVSRNMLMKWFVARRGFVNGISAIFVALGFSVAPLTFDMLIQGTSWRMAWLLMAAFIGIFFVLFVFLFFRDNPEDLDMIPDGEKHANKEHDVIIKPFKQFTLSEAKKTMSFWLFSIPLAMYALYITGFTFHLVSIFENAGLSREKALAVFIPVSVISVALSLGGGWVSDRIKLKYLLYLIFIGEILALVCLANLNGGIFYFGFILGNGIASGLYNVLMAVTWPRFYGRENLGRITGFVMSLIVFASALGPMLLSFSFLKTGNYSIGFYVLALIILAALFLAYKADNPQDNYTNVQDFS